The following are encoded together in the Hydractinia symbiolongicarpus strain clone_291-10 chromosome 14, HSymV2.1, whole genome shotgun sequence genome:
- the LOC130625209 gene encoding RING finger protein DG17-like has translation MAETYDYEVVEEVKEDFYCVICLNLMKEAMQLKCGHGMCKSCLDDLRNNSRKRGVAFICPSCRDEIDSKELKCKFDKSLVNMLTKGEGEGEGRRLICPFLTLEFRKLLCSNDMTKIIAYGSIFAKEFIQFEETIHPVIMINRIISSVKVKCENSKKGCTWIGELGNLKDHLNMECSFYPISCSFKHCEKKIERYALADHQNICPYKTETCCYCKFVCLSSELPEHYHTCERYPVKCPNECSDELMEQQVNALVAVATTKAIQATSCWVFWVYLKLVHRLRFDLTKQPIKSAVNLDKFNVCKSCEEDVKYHRRMCSKEIVKCEFSSFGCDFMVLPNGSIIQGTQDVFQR, from the exons ATGGCTGAAACGTACGATTACGAAGTTGTTGAAGAAGTGAAAGAAGATTTCTATTGTGTTATTTGTCTTAACCTGATGAAAGAAGCGATGCAGTTGAAATGTGGTCATGGAATGTGTAAAAGCTGCTTGGACGATTTAAGAAATAACAGCAGAAAAAG aGGCGTTGCATTCATCTGTCCTAGTTGTCGTGATGAAATTGACAGCAAAGAG cttAAATG CAAATTTGATAAGTCTTTAGTAAATATGCTGACGAAGGGGGAAGGGGAAGGGGAGGGACGCA GGCTGATTTGCCCTTTTCTCACTCTGGAATTTCGAAAGTTGTTGTGCAGTAATGACATGACCAAAATAATTGCATATGGCAGCATTTTTGCTAAAGAGTTCATCCAATTTGAGGAAACA ATACATCCGGTGATAATGATAAATAGAATAATTTCATCTGTTAAAGTCAAATgcgaaaattcaaaaaaaggaTGCACATGGATTGGAGAGCTTGGTAACCTAAAG GACCATCTAAATATGGAATGCAGCTTTTACCCCATTTCTTGCTCGTTTAAACACTGTGAAAAAAAGATTGAACGATACGCACTTGCAGATCATCAGAATATTTGCCCATACAAAACTGAAACATGTTGTTATTGCAAATTCGTATGCTTAAGTTCGGAGTTACCg GAACATTACCATACATGTGAGAGATACCCTGTAAAATGCCCGAATGAATGTTCAGATGAATTGATGGAGCAACAAGTG AATGCGCTAGTTGCAGTTGCTACAACGAAGGCAATCCAGGCCACGTCTTGTTGGGTGTTTTGGGTTTATCTCAAATTAGTGCATCGTTTAAGATTTGATCTAACCAAACAACCTATCAAATCTGCTGTAAACCTTGACAAGTTCAACGTGTGCAAGTCTTGTGAGGAAGAT GTTAAGTATCACCGCCGTATGTGTAGCAAAGAAATAGTGAAATGTGAATTTTCTTCATTTGGATGCGATTTTATG GTGCTACCAAACGGCTCCATTATCCAGGGAACACAAGACGTTTTTCAACGTTGA